The proteins below are encoded in one region of Apium graveolens cultivar Ventura chromosome 4, ASM990537v1, whole genome shotgun sequence:
- the LOC141717253 gene encoding agamous-like MADS-box protein AGL62, producing the protein MAKKPSIGRQKIKIAKIERKNHLQVTFSKRRSGLFKKASELCTLCGVEIAIVVFSPAGKVFSFGHPNVEGIIDRFFSRNPPPSNSSTLHLVEAHRSVTVCELNFHLTQIFNELEGERKRGEALDDMRQASQSQFWWESPVEKMGLDELQQLKDCMEALKKNVNNQANSILIENANSNLPLFGSNGHRAFDQFEAKPNQIDPASHVPGYGYGNGYFDLSNFAA; encoded by the coding sequence ATGGCCAAAAAGCCCAGCATTGGTCGCCAAAAGATCAAGATTGCGAAAATAGAGCGTAAGAATCACCTGCAAGTTACCTTCTCAAAACGTCGATCAGGCCTTTTTAAGAAGGCGAGTGAGCTCTGTACACTTTGTGGAGTTGAGATTGCCATTGTAGTCTTTTCTCCAGCTGGAAAAGTGTTCTCCTTTGGACATCCTAATGTCGAAGGCATAATTGATCGATTTTTTAGCAGAAATCCTCCACCTTCAAACTCAAGCACCCTCCATCTCGTTGAAGCTCATCGTAGTGTGACTGTTTGTGAGCTGAACTTTCATCTCACACAGATTTTCAATGAATTAGAGGGTGAGAGGAAAAGAGGAGAGGCACTTGATGACATGAGACAAGCTAGCCAGAGCCAGTTTTGGTGGGAATCTCCAGTTGAAAAGATGGGGCTTGATGAGTTGCAACAATTGAAGGACTGCATGGAAGCGTTGAAGAAAAATGTGAACAATCAAGCTAATAGTATCTTGATTGAGAATGCAAATTCTAATTTGCCGCTTTTTGGTTCTAATGGACACAGGGCCTTTGATCAGTTTGAAGCTAAGCCTAATCAGATTGATCCTGCTTCTCATGTCCCTGGTTACGGATATGGTAATGGCTATTTTGATCTGAGCAACTTTGCTGCGTAA
- the LOC141719932 gene encoding uncharacterized protein LOC141719932, producing the protein MIPVAPCVTCDGHHPGRACYRQTGACLISVSMSHRANDCIVSRNTGGRGAGGGNGSGSQQNPIARVFALTANQAATNSGTVSGTLLVGRRDAYVLFDTGSTYYVVSLSFFRHLGISPSLLYPRISIFTPMGNSVIISDVYQECLIAVGDRNYKVNLLPMEMHDFDIILGMDWLSEHRATIDCQGKRVIFGDTDKPEFVYQGSQLKGEVKIISALKANKLLSKGCDGYLAFVKDIHRMMNLGSRIIHL; encoded by the coding sequence ATGATTCCAGTGGCTCCTTGTGTTACATGTGATGGACATCATCCAGGTAGAGCTTGTTACAGACAGACCGGGGCTTGTTTAATAAGTGTAAGCATGTCCCATAGGGCGAATGATTGTATAGTGTCACGGAACACTGGTGGAAGAGGAGCTGGAGGTGGTAATGGTAGTGGCAGTCAGCAGAATCCTATCGCTAGAGTGTTTGCATTGACTGCAAATCAGGCAGCAACTAATTCAGGTACCGTTTCAGGAACACTTCTTGTTGGTAGACGCGAtgcttatgtgttatttgatactgGTTCGACCTATTATGTTGTGTCTTTATCGTTTTTTCGTCATCTTGGCATTTCACCTTCATTATTATATCCTCGTATATCTATTTTTACCCCAATGGGGAATTCTGTTATTATATCTGATGTATATCAAGAGTGTTTGATAGCTGTGGGAGATAGAAATTATAAGGTTAACTTGCTTCCAATGGAGATGCATGACTTTGACATTATCTTGGGCATGGATTGGTTGAGTGAACATCGTGCCACAATTGATTGTCAAGGAAAAAGGGTGATATTTGGGGATACAGATAAACCAGAATTTGTATACCAAGGGTCTCAGTTGAAGGGGGAGGTTAAAATAATTTCTGCTCTAAAGGCGAATAAATTATTGTCTAAGGGTTGTGATGGCTACCTTGCTTTTGTGAAGGATATACATCGAATGATGAACCTCGGATCGAGGATTATCCATTTGTAA